In Oreochromis aureus strain Israel breed Guangdong linkage group 6, ZZ_aureus, whole genome shotgun sequence, the genomic window GTTTAAAGatgttttaaatgacacatTAAGAGACAGACTCTGTGTGTGGATTAAGAAATGAAGCTGCACAGAAGAAATTACTCACGGAAAGTGACTTGACTCTTGAGAAGGCAATTAATATCAGTGTGACCATGGAAATGGCGTCGAAAGAAGCCCATGCTCTGCATGCTACAGACAGAGTACACAAACTTGACAGTGGTAAAGCAAATGCACAAGGACCATGTTTCCGCTGTGGCAAGTTAGGACACCTTGCTAGTGACTGCTGGTGCAAGGAAATGGATTGCAACAACTGtggaaaaaaaggccatgtagCACGGGCATGCAGGAACAAAAAGAGCAAGGATAAGGGCTCAAAGACTGGAAATAAAAGGGGCACTGCAAAATTCAAAAGGAAAGACATGTTCGCACAGTTAAGCTTCATGAGGACAGAGCAAGTGATTCCTCGGATGAAGAAGTGTTGTCTGCAATAAATACTGTGCGAATACTGAATGTGGATGAAACCTCAGACGGTTTTTGGGTCAAGCCCAGACTGGAAGGACATGTTGTGAAAATGCAGATTGACACAGGTTCAAAAGCATCATTAGTGTCATATAATGTCTACAGGAAGTGTCTGAAGCACCTTCCACTCAAACCCTCCGACACAGTTTCTAAAGGATATACTGGACATCGAGTGCCTATGAAAGGAATGACAGAGGTGATTGTTCAATGCAATGACCAAACTGCTAAGCTGCCTGTGTATGTTACGCAGAAGAACTGCCCTGCTATAATGGGACATGTGTGGCTCAAAGCAATCAGACTCAACTGGCAAGAAGTGAGAAAGCTGTCGCATGGTTCCTCTCAGCTGCAGGCCATACTGGGAAAGCACAAAGAGGTTTTTCGTGAGGAACTGGGCAGcatgaaaaaaattacattgaAGCTGCATCTCAAACCTGACAGCAAACCAGTCTTTATGATGGCTAGACCTGTGCCGTACGCCATTCGGCCCAAGGTGGAGTCTAACTTAGACGCATTGGTCAAGAATGGTGTTCTGGAGCCGGTTACAACCAGCGAGTGGGCCACGCCTATCGTCCCGGTTCCTAAAAAGGACGAAGGAATCCGGATCTGCGGAGACTTCAAGGTATCCGTGAATCCTGTCTTAACAGCAGAGCAGTATCCCCTCCCTCTGACTGATGACTTATTTGCTGGCCTGAGTGGGGGACAAAAGTTCAGCAAAATAGATCTCAACCAGGCTTACCTGCAAATGCACGTTGAAGAGCAGTCACGTGAAATGTTGACTATCAACACACATAAGGGACTTTTCAGATACTGCAGGTTGCCTTTTGGCATCACATCAGCTCCAGCATTGTTTCAGCGAGCGATTGATCAAATCCTGAGCGGATTACCTGGTGTGCAGTGTTACCTGGATGATATCCTGTGTACAGGAGCAGATGATGAAGAACATCTGCGCAACCTGGATGCGACCCTTCAGAGACTGAAGGAATACGGATTGAGAGTCCGTAAGGAGAAATGTGACTTTTTCCAGTCATCTGTGGAATATCTAGGGCACGTGAGTGATGCAAATGGACTACACGCTGCACCTTCGAAGATCACAGCAATTGTGGATGCACCCCCACCACAAAATGTCAGCCAGCTAAAGTCTTTCTTAGGACTGTTGAACTACTATGGACGGTTCATACCCAACTTGGCATCACTCCTGAAACCACTGCATAACCTGCTACGCAAGGAGGAAGCATGGAAGTGGACAGCAAGCTGTCAAGAGGCTTTTCAAAAGGCAAAGGATTCACTGACTGCATCTGAGGTGCTAACCCACTTCAATCCTAAGTTCCCAATTCAGCTTGCCTGTGATGCTTCTCCCTATGGGGTAGGGGCAGTGATTTCCCACATTCTCCCAAACGGCGAAGAAAGGCCAATTGCCTTCGCATCAAGGACATTAAACACGGCAGAGACCAACTATGCTCAGCTGGAACGAGAGGCTCTGAGCATTGTATTTGGTGTTCGGAAATTTCACCAGTATTTGTACGGTAGGAGGTTTACACTGTTAACTGACCATAGACCTCTCACAACCATCCTGGGACCCTACACAGGGATTCCATCTCTTGCTGCTTTTCGTCTCCAGAGGTGGGCGTTGATATTGTCAGGACATTCTTatatgataagataagataacctttattagtcccacacgtgggaaatttgttttgtcacagcaggaagtggacagtgcaaaagttatgaagcaaaaattagaataaaataaaataagaataaatacagtacacaactgtacagaatagaataaaatactatatacagtagaataaaatagaataaaatatacaataagataaaaatagaatactcagttgctttatacaactgagtaaaaatacaacgatgccagaaaagattattgcacattagtgttattgcacatgtgtggatgtgtgtgtttgatcagttaaagtctttgttgtggagtctgacagcagtggggaggaaagacctgcgaaatctctccgtcccacaccgtgggtgccgcagtctcccactgaaggagctgctcagtgctgtcacagtctcatgcatggggtgggagatgttgtccaacagggatgacagcttagccgccattctcctgtcactcaccaccttaTGACATCAAGTATCGCAAATCGGAGTCTCATTGCAATGCAGATGGGTTGTCCAGGTTACCTCTCCCTGTTAAAAAACCCGACTCTGACACTGTTGAGATCCTCTACTTCAGGGAGGTAGAGACAGCACCGGTTTCGGCTGTGCAGGTGAAAAGGGCGTCCAGAAATGACCCTGTGTTGTCAGCAGTGATGGACTGGATCATTAAGGGTCTTCCTGCAGGTGAGGATGTAGACTTGAAGGCCTTCCTTGGAAAGCGGGCGGAGCTTTCTGTTCAGGCGGGATGTTTGCTGTGGGGGAGGAGAGTCATTATTCCCCTGTCACTTCAAACAAAACTGTTGAAGCAACTTCATGCAGGACACAGTGGAATAGTGAGAATGAAGGAAATAGCGAGAAGCTATTTTTGGTGGCCAAATATGGACAAACAGATTGAGGAGATTGCTAAAAACGGTTCATCGTGTCATAAGGTCCGGAACAACCCACCACTTGCTCCTCTCCATCCCTGGGAGTTCCCACAGGAGCCATGGCATCGTGTGCACATTGACTTTGCAGGTCCATACGAGGACAAAATGTTTCTTGTAGCTGTTGATGCACACAGTAAATGGCCTGAAGTGACCATCATGAAATCAACCACCACTGAGAAGACCATAGAAGCACTAGGAGAAATGTTCAGTAGGTTTGGATCTCCTACACAGATAGTCTCTGACAATGGACCTCAACTGGTTTCACAGGAAATGGAGGCTTTCCTGCAGGCTAATGGAGTGCAGCACATTACATCAGCTCCATACCATCCTGCAACGAATGGTCTTGCAGAAAGGTTTGTTCAGACAATGAAACATGCACTGAAAACATCGCAAGGCCAAGGAACACTGCATCAGAGACTGCACAAGTTTCTGCTTAACTACCGGAACAGTCCACATGCAACCACAAGGACATCTCCCAAGTGAacggggcagaataatccccatGGGTCATGGGGGAGGTTGAGGTAGTCTACCCTCACTCCCAAGTAGCAATTAAAAAGAGTTGTTGTTAGAACCATACAGTTAATAAAGGAAAAGGGAAAAGGTGAAATGTTTGTGATGCTATTACTGTCATGTTCCAGTGAAGACAGAAGTTTTTGAGTAGATCACCTGTTCATTCCGTAGTACATCCTTTGTAAGAGGGGAAGAGATGTTGTGTATTTTGGGTTATAACAGGACCCGTAGTGGTCATGCACCAGGTGCATGATGGGCAATgcgcttttgttgttgttgtacgGACTAGCCATGTGCTGGAAGTTATGCCGctataaataaatacttaaagTTACGTCGTGGTCCGAGAATCGTTGTTATACTAGTAACACACAGTGAAGATATAAcaatttacatgtacaaattggagtctattagatagatatgatacaaaccactgcagtgcagtacctgtaatacctacagcatgttctaatcgctctaataggatattatggtcaacagtatcgaacgctgcactaaggtctagcaggacaagcacagagatgagtccactgtcagaggccataagaagatcatttgtaaccttcactaaagctgtttctgtgctgtgatgagctctgaaatctgactgaaactcttcaaataagcctttcctctgcagatgatctgttagctgtttgacaactactctttcaaggatgtttgatatgaaaggaaggttggagattggcctataattagctaagactgctgggtctagagatgctttttaagtaaaggtttaactacagccagcttgaaggcctgtggtacatagccgattattagagataggttgatcatattatCTCCACTTCTCCACTTCATCTATAATCTTCCAATCCTCACACCTTCGCCTCCCGTGCAGGTTTGTAAGGGTGCACAGCAGCTAAAAGATCTCCTTTGttataaaaatgtcaaaagtaGATCTCAGGCTGCTATTGCAGGGAACTGCATACAGGGTGAGCCCTGGTTTGATATCAGTGGGCACTGGATTGTAGAGCAGTCTCTCTTCAGTAGTGGGACCCACACGGTTTTCCTTTCATGAGGGATCAACTCAGTCGCCGGCTCCTCGTTCTCAGAAAATGCTCCTACATTCTTTTCCATCAGCTGCTCGGCCTCCACCTCCATGCCCCCCAACCCCAATCCTCCCCCAAAGAAGAGGATTCAGGCACTGGCTAGTACTCTTCATCAGTGGTGATGCAGTCAGCCTCTGTGGAGATTGGCCCCTGATCTTCTGGAGAGGAAGTTTCTTCATCTTGGGCAGATGTCTTTTCTTCAAGGGAAGAGGACTGCTTGCTGTCCTTGCTCTCTGACCAGATCATATAGACAGTGCTTGAAGCAGTGATGACTTTATTGCCATATTGCCAGAATAAATGGTCTGGTAGCTGTTAGGCTTACTTACAGCAGTAGCTCTGTCTGCACCTGCACAAACTCCAGGACATGTTTACAaacagtgtttgttgttgtttgcgctgcagctgcagctgcagctttgaACTCTGCAAAATGTCCTGTgattgggtttttgttttttttagagttAATATATTGGGTATGGTatctttttatgaaaaatataaGAGTAAAAGTGCTTTTAGCATGtgcttcaaagctaagtttgactGGGAACCTCGAAGCTCAATAGCCTGCATTgacagaaattcactgcaggCTA contains:
- the LOC120440475 gene encoding uncharacterized protein K02A2.6-like, with product MQIDTGSKASLVSYNVYRKCLKHLPLKPSDTVSKGYTGHRVPMKGMTEVIVQCNDQTAKLPVYVTQKNCPAIMGHVWLKAIRLNWQEVRKLSHGSSQLQAILGKHKEVFREELGSMKKITLKLHLKPDSKPVFMMARPVPYAIRPKVESNLDALVKNGVLEPVTTSEWATPIVPVPKKDEGIRICGDFKVSVNPVLTAEQYPLPLTDDLFAGLSGGQKFSKIDLNQAYLQMHVEEQSREMLTINTHKGLFRYCRLPFGITSAPALFQRAIDQILSGLPGVQCYLDDILCTGADDEEHLRNLDATLQRLKEYGLRVRKEKCDFFQSSVEYLGHVSDANGLHAAPSKITAIVDAPPPQNVSQLKSFLGLLNYYGRFIPNLASLLKPLHNLLRKEEAWKWTASCQEAFQKAKDSLTASEVLTHFNPKFPIQLACDASPYGVGAVISHILPNGEERPIAFASRTLNTAETNYAQLEREALSIVFGVRKFHQYLYGRRFTLLTDHRPLTTILGPYTGIPSLAAFRLQRWALILSGHGLSRLPLPVKKPDSDTVEILYFREVETAPVSAVQVKRASRNDPVLSAVMDWIIKGLPAGEDVDLKAFLGKRAELSVQAGCLLWGRRVIIPLSLQTKLLKQLHAGHSGIVRMKEIARSYFWWPNMDKQIEEIAKNGSSCHKVRNNPPLAPLHPWEFPQEPWHRVHIDFAGPYEDKMFLVAVDAHSKWPEVTIMKSTTTEKTIEALGEMFSRFGSPTQIVSDNGPQLVSQEMEAFLQANGVQHITSAPYHPATNGLAERFVQTMKHALKTSQGQGTLHQRLHKFLLNYRNSPHATTRTSPK